CAGTTGCAGTCATGCGGCATGGGAAGCTTGTGGAGCAGAGTCCGAAAGATCAATTCTTCATCCGACCTAAACATGAATACAGTTACGAGCTGTTGTCGGCGGTTCCCAAAATGCCAAAATCAAGTACATCAGGAGGTTTCTTATGAGCCCAGAACAAGAACATAAAGGATATGTGCCACTTTCAATGGCTGAGTACAATAAGCTTACACATTTGATTTCCGACATCTTGTTTACTGATCATCCACCGGTTATTATCCCAGCTGAGGCAATTTTGGGGATCGAGGCCGTGGCTGCCGGAATAGCCGCACCTGGTCGAACCATTGTAAATATAGTAACAGGTCCCTATGGAAGTTTATTTGGAAAATGGCTTGAACGGGGAGGAGCATCGGTTGTTGAAGTAAAGGTTCCTTTTGATGAAGTGGTCACTGGCAACCAGGTTGCTTCCGCAATTAAAGAGTTTAGCCCTTGTGCCCTTTCCTTTGTTCAGGCTGAAGTGGTTACAGGTGGATCTAATCCGGCTAAAGAAATAGTTAAGATTGCAAAGGAGTTCAATCTCATTACTGTAACGGACTCGGTTTCTGCGGTTGGGGGAGAGGCGTTACTGGTCGATGAATGGGGAATTGATTTTGCTGTGATAGGCGCGCAAAAAGCTTTGGCTGGACCTAACGGTGTTAGCGCCGTCAGTATTTCACCACGTGGCTGGGAATTTCTTGAGTCTAATAAAAATGCACCGCGTAACTCCTTTCTGTCCTTGCTGGATCTCAAACCTTCGTTGGATGGGGCCGCGCCAATACGAGTTGCTCCAAATATTCCTACACTGGAGGCTAGAGCCTTGATTCAAGCTTTGATGCGAATTGAAGAAGAAGGATTGGATCAAGTAATCAAACGCCATGAGAGAGCTGCTGCAGCTGCTGTAGCTGGTATCCAATCCTTGGGGCTTGAACCTTGGCAGAAGGATAGCAGACATTATTCTACACTGACTACAACGGTACGGATTTCTGGAAAGCAAGATTTGCAGATCGAACAGCCCATAGGAATTGTAGCTCCCGGAGACGGAGAATTATTTGGGCTTCTTCTACGAATTAATCATTTTGGAACAAATGCTGCTCGGCAAAGTGTGGAGGAAGCTATATTAACGCTTGCTGAGTTGTTGAAAGAAGACCCTGATCAGGCATTACAGGCTGTTAGGCAGGCTTGGGGGGAATGAAGATGATTCATAAGCATCCAGAGTTACAGACATTTAAGGATATTTATATAGCAGGTATCGAAGGCAGACGTTTTGATGTTGTAATCAAAGATGGGCGTTTTTCATCTATAACTGAAGCGGAGCCACATAAAGGTAACTCAACGCTTAAAGATACAGATCTATGGATAAGTCCAGGTATTATTGATCTTCATACGCATCTTGCTTGGACAGACTTTGATCATGCGGACCAATTGAAGCGCGATACCCGCGAGATTGAAACCATGCAGGCGCAGGCTTTTGAAGCTACTCTTAGGACGGGTGTAACGACTGTACGGGATGCAGGTGGAATTCTGCCAAGCACAGTGCAGCATCTTGTTCATCAGTATCAACAGCCTTTAAGAGTGGAGACCAGTAGCGACATGCTTGGAGCAGCAGATGCTCGTGGTCTTAAGCATTTGGAACAACGGATGGCGGAAATCTTTGCAACAGGAGCGGGCTGGATAAAAATCATGGCCACAGGCGGTCTTGGAGCACCTACTGAGAAGGTCGTTGATCCGATCTTTTCCGAAGAAGAGTTCTCATTTATTGTTCGTAATGCACATGCCCATGATAAAAAGGTGTTGGTCCATACCTGGGGAGGAGTGACGATAGACTGGTCCATCCAGTCTGGCGTGGAATCTATAGAGCACGGGATGTTTCTAACAGAGGATCAGGCGGGAAGACTTGCTAACTCGGGGGTAGCTTTTGTACCTACTACATCCATCTATCGTATTGCTGCAGATCCGAACGGTGTTCTAGCATTGAACCCTATCATTTGCGAACGAGCTGCCCGTGCTGCCGAATCACATTCCAAAGCTATTAATTATGCCAAAAGAGAAGGTGTAAGCATTGGATTCGGCACAGATTATGCCACACCTGCACTACATGGTTATAATCTTCAAGAACTGGATACGTTGATTGATTATGGTTTATCTCGAAGAGAAGCGTGGCAGTCTGCAACAAAAACCGCTGCTGACATTCTAGGTAGTGGCAACGAGCTGGGGCAAATTGCAGAGGGGTTTATTGCAGATGCTGTTGTTTTCAAAGTGAATCCGTACGAGGCCCACAATGCAGAGGTACTTCGAAAGAGTATCGTTTCCGTGGTTACTGGAGCGAAGGAAGCAGATTTAATCTAGATTCGTCTAAGCTATTTTCTAAAACAACTGATAACCTTGCAGTTGTTTTTCTTTGTAGTTTATAGAAAAATATAATTCCCTTTTCATATTTCATATATAGGGTATACACTCCTTCTTATGCCGCTAAGTAACGAATGTATGTAAGGCGGCAGAATAGAAGGGTGAGTGGATGCTTTAATACATGATGTACTTTTAAAACTTTTATAAAAAAAGTGTTGCAATCAATCTCTATACATGATATATTCTAAGTCCGGCCAAGAAATACACATGCCGAGCTCGAAAAAGAAGTTAAAAAAAGAGCTTGACATTAAATAGCCGGACATGATATAGTATAAGAGTTGCTGCTGAGACATTAAACGGCGCCAACGAGAACTTGATCTTTGAAAACTGAACAACGAGTGAGTAGGAAATCACGAAAGTGAAATCCAAAATTAGAGAATTAATTTTCTCGTCAGATGTTTCAAAATGAGCATATCGCTCTTTTCAATACTAATTGGAGAGTTTGATCCTGGCTCAGGACGAACGCTGGCGGCGTGCCTAATACATGCAAGTCGAGCGGAGTTATTTTGAAAGCTTGCTTTCAAAATAACTTAGCGGCGGACGGGTGAGTAACACGTAGGCAACCTGCCCCTTAGACTGGGATAACTACCGGAAACGGTAGCTAATACCGGATAATTTCTTTTTTCTCCTGAAGGAAGAATGAAAGACGGAGCAATCTGTCACTGAGGGATGGGCCTGCGGCGCATTAGCTAGTTGGTGGGGTAACGGCCCACCAAGGCGACGATGCGTAGCCGACCTGAGAGGGTGAACGGCCACACTGGGACTGAGACACGGCCCAGACTCCTACGGGAGGCAGCAGTAGGGAATCTTCCGCAATGGACGAAAGTCTGACGGAGCAACGCCGCGTGAGTGATGAAGGTTTTCGGATCGTAAAGCTCTGTTGCCAGGGAAGAACGTCCGGTAGAGTAACTGCTATCGGAGTGACGGTACCTGAGAAGAAAGCCCCGGCTAACTACGTGCCAGCAGCCGCGGTAATACGTAGGGGGCAAGCGTTGTCCGGAATTATTGGGCGTAAAGCGCGCGCAGGCGGTCATTTAAGTCTGGTGTTTAAACCTTGGGCTCAACCTGAGGTCGCACTGGAAACTGGGTGACTTGAGTACAGAAGAGGAAAGTGGAATTCCACGTGTAGCGGTGAAATGCGTAGATATGTGGAGGAACACCAGTGGCGAAGGCGACTTTCTGGGCTGTAACTGACGCTGAGGCGCGAAAGCGTGGGGAGCAAACAGGATTAGATACCCTGGTAGTCCACGCCGTAAACGATGAGTGCTAGGTGTTAGGGGTTTCGATACCCTTGGTGCCGAAGTTAACACAGTAAGCACTCCGCCTGGGGAGTACGGTCGCAAGACTGAAACTCAAAGGAATTGACGGGGACCCGCACAAGCAGTGGAGTATGTGGTTTAATTCGAAGCAACGCGAAGAACCTTACCAGGTCTTGACATCCCTCTGAATCTGTTAGAGATAGCAGCGGCCTTCGGGACAGAGGAGACAGGTGGTGCATGGTTGTCGTCAGCTCGTGTCGTGAGATGTTGGGTTAAGTCCCGCAACGAGCGCAACCCTTAACTTTAGTTGCCAGCAAGTAATGTTGGGCACTCTAGAGTGACTGCCGGTGACAAACCGGAGGAAGGTGGGGATGACGTCAAATCATCATGCCCCTTATGACCTGGGCTACACACGTACTACAATGGCCGGTACAACGGGAAGCGAAGCCGCGAGGTGGAGCCAATCCCATCAAAGCCGGTCTCAGTTCGGATTGCAGGCTGCAACTCGCCTGCATGAAGTCGGAATTGCTAGTAATCGCGGATCAGCATGCCGCGGTGAATACGTTCCCGGGTCTTGTACACACCGCCCGTCACACCACGAGAGTTTACAACACCCGAAGTCGGTGGGGTAACCCGCAAGGGAGCCAGCCGCCGAAGGTGGGGTAGATGATTGGGGTGAAGTCGTAACAAGGTAGCCGTATCGGAAGGTGCGGCTGGATCACCTCCTTTCTATGGAGAATCGTCTTCTGCAATGAAGACATTCAAATCGGAAGTTAAACTTCCAAATCTCAGGTTTAGGCCTGTTACTCACTCGTTGCTCAGTTTTGAGAGTTTAAGCTCTCAAGTAAGACTTGATCCTTGAAAACTGGATACCGAAACGAATTTGCGTTTTAGAACATCTTTTAGCAACTTGTGCAAACAAGTAAATGTTATTAGTGAGATTTTTCGAAAGAAAAATCAAGGTTAAGCTAATAAGAGCACACGGAGGATGCCTAGGCGCCAGGAGCCGACGAAGGACGTGGCGAACAACGAAACTGCCTCGGGGAGCTGTAAGCAAGCTTTGATCCGGGGGTGTCCGAATGGGGAAACCCAGCTGTGGTAATTCGCAGTTACTCACATCTGAATACATAGGGTGTGTAGAGGCAGACCAGGGGAACTGAAACATCTAAGTACCCTGAGGAAGAGAAAACAATAGTGATTCCGTCAGTAGCGGCGAGCGAACGCGGAACAGCCTAAACCTAAGAGCTTGCTCTTAGGGGTTGTGGGACGTCTCACATGGAGTTACAAAGGAATATGGTAGGTGAAGAGGTCTGGAAAGGCCCGCGATAGAGGTAAAAGCCCTGTAACCTAAACTGTGTTCTCTCCGAGACGGATCCCGAGTAGTGCGGGGCACGTGAAACCCCGTATGAATCCAGCAGGACCATCTGCTAAGGCTAAATACTACCTGGCGACCGATAGTGAAACAGTACCGTGAGGGAAAGGTGAAAAGCACCCCGGAAGGGGAGTGAAATAGAACCTGAAACCGTGTGCTTACAAAAAGTCAGAGCCCTATC
This Paenibacillus sp. FSL R5-0345 DNA region includes the following protein-coding sequences:
- a CDS encoding pyridoxal-phosphate-dependent aminotransferase family protein, with the protein product MSPEQEHKGYVPLSMAEYNKLTHLISDILFTDHPPVIIPAEAILGIEAVAAGIAAPGRTIVNIVTGPYGSLFGKWLERGGASVVEVKVPFDEVVTGNQVASAIKEFSPCALSFVQAEVVTGGSNPAKEIVKIAKEFNLITVTDSVSAVGGEALLVDEWGIDFAVIGAQKALAGPNGVSAVSISPRGWEFLESNKNAPRNSFLSLLDLKPSLDGAAPIRVAPNIPTLEARALIQALMRIEEEGLDQVIKRHERAAAAAVAGIQSLGLEPWQKDSRHYSTLTTTVRISGKQDLQIEQPIGIVAPGDGELFGLLLRINHFGTNAARQSVEEAILTLAELLKEDPDQALQAVRQAWGE
- a CDS encoding amidohydrolase family protein; the protein is MIHKHPELQTFKDIYIAGIEGRRFDVVIKDGRFSSITEAEPHKGNSTLKDTDLWISPGIIDLHTHLAWTDFDHADQLKRDTREIETMQAQAFEATLRTGVTTVRDAGGILPSTVQHLVHQYQQPLRVETSSDMLGAADARGLKHLEQRMAEIFATGAGWIKIMATGGLGAPTEKVVDPIFSEEEFSFIVRNAHAHDKKVLVHTWGGVTIDWSIQSGVESIEHGMFLTEDQAGRLANSGVAFVPTTSIYRIAADPNGVLALNPIICERAARAAESHSKAINYAKREGVSIGFGTDYATPALHGYNLQELDTLIDYGLSRREAWQSATKTAADILGSGNELGQIAEGFIADAVVFKVNPYEAHNAEVLRKSIVSVVTGAKEADLI